Within Mytilus edulis chromosome 10, xbMytEdul2.2, whole genome shotgun sequence, the genomic segment catacAATGAATTACCTACAAATTattgctggtggactatcagtccccgagggtatcatcagctcagtagtcagtatttcggtactgacatgatttaacaaacgttactaaaattgtccgtttataaatttaaaaattattaagaaactaaggtttcaactctctgaggcaaagttggctttagatgaatttggctatcttTTAAGGTATTTTTgaaatatagctcttcaacggttttggtacttatacatcttcggatttcaaatgtttggctttgagagttcctgatgaaggtaaatccagaaaagcgcgtcggacgcaagaaattattaaacgtgttgttttcaatttttataacgACGATACTGATAGGTTTTGCTAAGcacatgaaaataaaatgcaatcaaagatacgaagattaaaattttgtacgccTGGCGTGCGGGtgcgtctacaaaagactaattaGTGGAACTCGATTCACAAGTcaaattaaccaaaaaaaatatgaaaacagtaaaataaaaaaaataactgaactccgaggaaaattcaagacggaaAGTCCGTAACTAAATGGCAAAAACAATAGCTcttacacatcaaatgaatggataacaactgcgatattcctgacttggtacgggcaatttcttatgcagaaaatatCACTTGTTACGGTCGCACAAAATTTCATTATGCCATATTGAAGTTGTTAAACATTGAGGACCCACAATGTCGGAATATCAGGAGTACAGTTCTGAACATACACGCAATATAAAATACTTGCTATTAGATGGTGATCGATTAACAAATAACATTGACTGGTTTTGTTTGAAAAGACTACAGAAAAAGGTAGTCgctatagtattttttttataatgcgaTGTAAAACAAGAGAAGAGACTACATAAAGTCTTGTTCAATTAGACGTATGTTCTATATTTTGTACTATAGAATATCTGAATAAGCTGCATCGCTATTCGTTCATAACTTATGTCAAACAATTTAGCACTGAGAATCACTGAACATGTCTTGAATTGTCAGAAAACGCATTTAGTGCAgttgaatttgtatttttattacaataacCAAGCTGTCAAACATGAATTATTAAAGTCTTTTCATAATAAAAGTACAACTTCCATATAATTTCGAAAATTAATGCATGTGATTTTACTTATAACGTAGTACAAGCAAAATAACGGAAGGATggaaaattatttgtttaaccCCATTATAGTAGTATACCATTAGTAATTGATATAGATAATCATTCAcgttaaatatatttaaagtggtattgcattttttttcagatatttcaCTGTTAAACATCGAATTTGCTAGGATACACATTTCGGAGGAAATTCAAAGCAGTGGATAATTTACAGAACTTTTCAAAAGAACAAATCACGTCACCGTTTAAAAACTTCAACATAGTCAATGTAtactaattttaaatttaatcttCATTGGAATAATTTGTTAGCAAAAAAATGTTAATGGAATTCAAAATAATCGTAGGACTGGTTCTTGTGATTGAGTTTCTCACAGGAGTCTTTTTTAACATAGCTGTTCTTCTTCTGCCGGCTCCAAAATGGTCGAAAAACATGACAACCGGCAACAACTTGATCAGAAATCTCCATATTTTTGATTTGTCAATTTGTGTATTTTTAATGCCGATAACGTTTGCCGTATTAATGCATTCGCCTCACGTCAAtgaaatattgtgttttttcCATGAATCACTTATTGCTTTCTCTGCTAGTGGATTGTGTGTGAATGTACTATTTATTAGTTTAGAACGATATGGCTCGGTAGCAACATTAGTGTTTCAACCAGGAAAAAATCCGAAAGCATTTGTCACGATTATTTGGATTGTGGCCACTGTTGGATTTGTTCTACCGTGGATCAATCTTGGTTTTAAAACTTCCGATATCAAAGCTGTTATAAAAGCGGAAGAAAACAAAAGTCTCATTGACTGTGAACACTTAATAACATCATATAATGAATATAACATTTACGAAATTTATGCACTTGGAATATTCGGTGTATCTTTTACAGGTATCGTGTTTTGTTATGTTGGCATTTATAGAATTGCTAAAAAGCGTTTAAAATTAAAGGGAGACAATGGAGGCACTTCAAAGCTGCAATCAGTTTCGAAACAGAACCAAGAAAAGAGGGCGTTCAAAGTTACCGTATCCATCGTTGGATGTTTTTTGTTCTGTTGGTCGTTATTTGTAACAGTTAGTTTGGTAGAGATGCTTGTCCCGCCCAGTACAGCAGTGAATGGTGCGCACCTCGTCTCACTCACAGTCGTGTTTTTATCCACCGTGATTCATCCTATACTTTATAGGTTTATTCATGGAGATATCAAACGAATTTTTAAAAGGAGGGGAGATACTACAGAAAATTCACTATCATTTACTAAAAGCAATGCTGTGGGTCCAACTACTACAACACAGAAGACTTTGGTTGAATCTATAGAACCTGATTCTATGATAAGTAATCCGACGACAACTTATCACACAGATAAGCCACGAAcaacatttgaaaacaatttgcaAGTACCAACAGAACACATTCCGTCATTGCGGTCACAAATAACCAATATTGGTGAAAAAGACACAATATTTATCAGCTCAGCATAGTTTTAACTGTGATTAGTTCAATGTAATATTCTTTATAACATTCTACAGCTTTATGATCGTCTTTGGTAAATGATTTTTACTTTATCTCCGAATTAACCCGCTGATgcgttgttttgttttaaaattggtGTTGGTTGAATTATTCAAAGTGAAATAATACATTTTAACTAAGAGATTTATCAAAtttttactctttcaaataaaacaCCGATAAGaagggaaaaaaatcaacatactcAATTTCCCAATCACTGAGTAAAAACTTTGAATCAGgaataatattaaagaaaatataagtTCAATACGACTTCCTGTTTCCTCACTAAAAAGAATAAATACAGATATTGAAATGAAACACTTAATTATATTTGCACTTATGTATTTAGAAATAATTAGaaagttttgtttttgatttatttaatattaatgcACTAGTACTTTCGTTTTACATATTGCAAATTGAAATTTGTGGTACTGTTTTCTACTGAATAAAATATATTCGAATTGAATCGATATCAAAGTCAAATATGATTAAAATGAGACGTGAGGTAGTCCTCAATGGGGAAGCTaccttaaaataaaatgaaaaatacattatatctgtgtgtttgtttatacTTCTTGTAGATTCTTATAGATGTATAGGGAGAGGTTGAGGTTTCACAAAACATATCCAATCCCGCAGCATATTTGCGCCTGTCAAAAGTCAAGAGCCTTTGACCTTTGTTAGTCTCATGACCAGCCTACGTCAGTTatcgggtgcgggattttctcgctgtgttgaagactcattggtagCCATGAGCTGTTTTCATCTCCTTGGTctcttaaggaggtagacctaggttaagggaaataactcttaaaatcatcagtacgtttgtgtcaacaatttttaaaaatatattctaagcttctaggttacatagattattttcaatctgtttcaggtaaatgcttaaaattgaTGAACTTGTCTTtaacaaacgcttaactgatttacagagttatctccctgaaccaaggtctacccccttaaggcACAGTCCCAGTTTCCACTTCTCATTAGGTTTGctattttgttttgtgtactgttgtttgtctgtttgtctttttcttttttgtcatggcgttgtcagtttattttctatttataagtttgaatgtcacCTTTGTATCCTTCGACTTTCTTGTATATAAGaatgaataaaaataatgtttgtttagaaaatatatatacaaaattgttATCCTTAATACATTTGactctattttttttatcaagtcatAATCTATATCGGCACGAATATAAGACATATACATGGACTTTCGTCTTAAGTCACTAGTTAATTTTCAAATAACCGACTTGACTCCggaattgataatttttttcgacaggttaccttcTCTGTCGTAGAACATCTTGGTACTTGGTCAAGCAAAAGCAACTTAAATAagtaaatttaagattttaatcaATTGTGAGAGAAAGTTTACTGTTAAATGCgtattatatatgaaaaatacatcGGAAAACAGTAAACTTTACTCCCAAGTTGCACCGAtcatatatttagattttggTAGTAATTGACCGGATACGAGTATGTCCTATCACAGAGTGGGTAACCTGttgaaaaattatagaaaactggAGTCAATGGTCGTTAATATGAAAATGGTCTGTTTTTAGGTGTTTTCGGCCTATGAATTTACGTAAGTTTAATGTTGTCGATCAATAAGTTTCACATTAAGTTATGACCTGGAATTATTATCACTGTTTTCAATTGTATATTTTACCATAAAGAATACATGTATTAACTAGCGTCCTGAGGTGAACATGGCAATCATTGAAGACATCTGCATGGAAGAGATGTTTTTGATTACTATAATTATTCAACTGATGTTATGTTTTGAATAGTCTTAACAGCTTCGAACACATGACATTTATAAAGTATTGCTTTCATTTTGAGAACCTCCTGATGCTTACATATTGCTATGATAATGCAGAACGTGGTTAAGAATACCAAAGCGTTCACTCCTTGATTAATTGATTATAATTGTCATAAGATGAAAGTATAACTTGCACTTGATGTGTTTTGAAGAGGTATGGAAAACACAAATTAACtcaaaaagataaacagacatgCATGTTAAtaacaaataaagtttaattacaTATGTCATACATTGTTAAAAGTcatttgaaattagaaaaaaaaccccattGGGGACagtaaaataaatgtatacagTCGGAACACACCTTGATAAAGAAAAAATAGTAAATGTAAAACAACAGTCTTCAAACAATTTACATAACTTATATTTGCCAAAATTAAGACCATGGGGGAACTGAAGTCTTTCGAAATTAATTGTTGTTTTCCAGTTTTTCTTCTTGCCTGACATGTGCCGCACCTCGGATAACTATTGGTATGTCATAACCTTGTTTATtgtggagagggcttacataggctatgcctgttgccccatccaattcaatttatttgaataaaatattgtttaaactaaaactaacTAAACCTTGTTTATTTAAACTCAGTAAATGTCAAAATATCTTGCCCTAATACCTCACTGCAGGTATAAGTTAGaattaaataatatcatatttacaaaacaaagttatattttagACTGTAACAAACAGaaacaacacaaaaaagaaacgaaaaaggAACAATATATCCAGTTAAAAAACGGAGAAGATACCGAAACGACGACCAAAAACCACAAATCAATTAAATACTGATAAtaccacaaaaaaacaaaagaagacCGAATACAACCAAAATTCCAACAcgaattcaaacaaaaaaactggGGTTAATAATATTTATACAAATCTAAAGACAAGACGTTTACTAAACTAATGGTAAACGCTTGTTCACCATGGTAATTGGAATGGTGAAGTAGCGACGGATACCACACGCGGAGCAGGTTTTGGTGCCATTTTAGAGCAATTGAAATCATTCCCGGTTTTTCGTGGGATTCGAGTTatgtagtctttagttttctatcttgtgttttgtgtattgttgCTTGTCTTTcgattgtttttcgttttttgctaTGACATTGTTGGTATGTTTTCAACTATTGAGTAAAAATATCTCTTTGATATCTTTCTCCGCTCTAGTAAATGTATTGCATCAGGTAATTATAATTCAAGTTTTGATCTCAAGTCTCAGTAAGTCGTAAGATTACTGATATCTATGCATGTGATACGTATTATGAATTGACAGTATATCACAGGatttaaatatgatattaaaaTTCTATATACTAAGGTATTAGGCTGAAAAATCTGTATCAGCTTTGACTAATTATTGCTATTAAGATCCAACAAATCAATGGCTTTTATGCGTTAAACTGTCACGTAAACGGACGTTGCTTATAGATCTTTGAAGCTTCCATTATAATTGGATTCCATTTAAACGGATTGTTTATTGGTATCATCTTTAATTGTGTGtaattttgtaaaacattatttCTAACTGTAATTTAATTGTGCGTTGAATGTTTACGAGATAGGCTGACACGCACATAATTCAGCGTATATACCGAAGGAAAAATATCGCTTATTGAAACAATATAATGGTGTGTGATATCAAAATTGGGTTAAGTCAACGTGcgttaaatgttttcaaaattagacaAATAGCCTAACAACGTTTCGGTGATCTTATGAAGGATCGAATAACAGCATCtctcagtgtttttttttttaaatttcattctccACTCGAAATAGCAGACTTCATCATTAAAATTCATCTTTAATATAGCATAACACAGTGTATAAGTTGGCTACAATGATTAGTTACCTTTTTTGGTTTGAAATAGCCATTGACGTTTATTTTGGTCTTTGACCATATCGTAAGGTTATAGACTAGGGCGTAAAACAACCAATCGGACACAGAACATAATATAGAAAATCAAAAACTGACCAACAAGAACCTAACCAAAACCGGAAGTGATATCAGCTCCACACGTGGCTCGTCCTACAGATAGTTGACCAGCAAATGAATAATTTGCTATTGCATATTAGTCTTCGATACACTCAACACAAACATATCTAATAAAAGTGTTTATGATTTAGAAAgtagtgcaacaaaaaaaatcatatactgCAGAAAAGCTATATTCTACAAAACACCAATCAACCTATAACGAAATTCAAATAGCAAATATCGTAAACGTTTCTGTGATTggaatttgtaaataaaaacattcttacaaaaaaaaaaggtttcaggCAAAGTTAACCTTAGATTGATTGGGTTATTTTTAGGTCTTTTTTGGTCCGATACCACTGCACGTGTTTCGGTACTTACAAATCCACAAATCCTTGGCTTTTATATATTTGGCTTTGAGGTTTCCTGACTAAGGTTCAATAAAAAGATGAACTGTAGACGCATAGTTTTTATAGCATTAGATGGAAACCGCTGCAGATAGTCTGTTAGTTCCCGATGGTATCATCAACACATAGGTTAGTTATAAGCAGCACGCTCAAATAGAAACATCATGTCAGTTTCAAATTAATTAGAGAGTCACAAAACCGTATTTTGTAACTATAAAGCAGCTTCGAGTCGAGCTTTAAAACATATCCAAGTTTTTAATATAGACAGTGAAAATAACGAAAATATATTACAATTACCACCTATTTAAATGAATTGCGTATATCTACGCAGATACCGAGAAAACATACACAACATGCTTATATCGCACGTTTAGGACCCATCTAAAGTAAATAATGATCAGTATTTGACCTCATCTGAATTAGAGACATTCACTAAAAGAAAATGATACAACAGAGGACAGCAAGGCCTGCAACTAAATCTTTACTTCCAACGTTTCTCACTGGCAAACAGTTTTTTTAATGACTTTGATTAATTTATGATCAATACCTTTTTGATTGCTGTTTTATAATGTGCTGTGTGACAGTTTGACGAATCAAtccttttccaactgatttcaGCAGTTTGTTCATATGATATGTTTAACCACTGTGCTGGGTAAGGAAAGGGCTGACGTTACACAAACTTGTGTTTAATCCCGCCACCTTGTGTATGTGCTTGTCTGATTTCAGTACCTTTCGGATCAGACATTGTCGTTGGCTGCAAAATGATATATGTGTTTGCCATTTATTGCTTCTGTTTGCAAAACTTGCCAGTTGCAAAAGCTCAAATCAagggaaaatatatatttttgacacATTGTTTAACCAAATAGTTttcttaacaaataaaaaactcaaacccatcaaacgaatggaaaacaactgtgatattcccgacttggtacatgCCTTTCCTTATGACCAACATGTTGGATAAAATATCATGAATTTTAGGTCGGCTTGTTTTTCAGCTGGTATTTTTATTCTTCTCTGGCTAGTACTTCTTCAACGGTGCACTTTATTCACCTGACAAGAAAATCATTAACACTACAAAATACAAGTCAGAATACATtatcaaacatttgaaatcagttatttagATATTTAACTTGACAAAGAAAGAGGCGAAATTAATCAAAGGGATTCAAACTCCTAAGTCAAAAACGAACGGACAAACCGACAATGCaagggtaaaaaaaaataaaacgacaGAAAGATAGTAAAcggaactaaaaaaaaacaaataaaaagctaagcaacacgaaacccaacaACAGCAGTGTTATTATCCAAGATTGTGACGACATTATATTTGCTGATATAACATGgattaataaatgattttcataCATGACAGCTCTTCAGACACAGTTTGTCTTCAATGAAAGACAGTATTTATTGGGTTATAGACTTAATTGAACGTTACCGTTTTGCTTCATAATCAAAGAAGTATAAACAAATTGATTCGCTTAACATCATTGTACACATGTTTATGTAATTATTGCCTGTTAAACCTTTTCATCGTGTTTATCGATCGATATAGTGATGTTTTAATGCAACTATTAAGTTATAACTTTAGGCTAATATGTAGATAAAACCGATCGTTactgattttaaatttaaatatttcctgttttatttcattcTCCGTTTGTCACATAAAGTATAGATGGTTTCATCAAGACAACTTCTTTGAATATAACTTTCTACATCACAAATCATGATACAACTATGAGATACGAATATTAATATATCAGAAGTTAAAAGAGTTGTTCCTAATAGAAAAGCAAACTCTGTTCGTTATGTGACATgactttttataatatttgctACAGTGGCCTGCCATTTTCTTGATTTCTGATTACGTTGTTGTTTCTTTATATGACAAAGTGACAAATTAATCttcagttttatcaattttatttagatattgcTATTGTCAGTTTGTGAACGAAAACCCATAGCatcaattgatatttttgaaaataaaaatactattaACGGCTATCATATTTACAAGGATTTATCTCTGAAGTTCATTATCTTGTAATATTCAACTCACTAAAAACGTTATTTTACGCATTTGAAGCCATAAAATATGTACAATCTTTTTgttctatagaaataaaaaccCTATTAAGCGCTATAAAATTCGCAAGGATATATCTCTGTCATAGAGTAAATTGTTATATTCAATGCACTCAATTCATTTATGATTTATATTGCACTAGGAGACTTTGGTACCATGTCATACAAGGGTCATTCTACACGTCATCTTTTAATGGTACTGAAAAATGATCTAGCACGGCATATTTAATATTAATAGAACATTACTAACAAATCGTTAAATCGTTATACCACCACGGAGACAAGGGACAAGCtggtttttataatttatattaaaatatatataacatttctGAAAAGGATGTATGACAATTTTGCAACTGAAATagatcttgttttttttaaataatcgcTGGTCAGACaacatttcaattttaacatagaacttttaatattttaattctgCAGAAGTGCACGAAACAGATCAATTATTTCCCCTTGACAAGGATTACCTGtattattcaaataatatttcTAACATTTTTGGAGTTAATATGTTCTAATGTGTGTATTAAACACAGAAAATACTAAGAAATGGCACAAGACTTTGctttaataaaactttttttttggtcTAAATCGTATGATTTTACATATTCACCGAACTGTGATTTCAAATGATTTATGCAGATTGATTAATTTGACTTGATATAGATCATTGTAGATTGCAAAAACTATAATTGTGAGAATCATATTGAACAAACTTACTGTTTGTCTACTATTATTTAGACTATGACCATTTCTTTTTAGctaattttttaaatcaaaatttccttaaaaaaattgtatttttgatttcccaaaagttttgaacaATGTATTGACATATTTTGATTGCTTAAATTTCCAGTTTTCAATTTTTCCGTGATGtatatcaataaataaaggcaacagtagtataccgctgttcaaactcataaatccatggacaaaaaacaaaatcggggtaacgaactaaaactgacggaaacgcataaatataagaggagaacaacgacacaacactacaatgtaactaacacacacagaaacggaccaagcatcagacaaaatcccacgagaataacaaatataacatcaaaaccaaatacatgaatttgggatagacaagtaccgtgacacgtcttatcgcaatgtcaatttacactcaaaaataagagaaaacaaacgacgcaacgttaaattgtaacacacacagaaacgaactataatataacaatggccatattcctgacttggtacaggacatttttaaaggaaaaaatggtgggttgaacctggttttgtggcatgccaaacctcgcactttaatggcaatgttaaatataacatataaatgacaacataatattacaggactacaatacaaataaataggaaaacgtattagacaaagaaacacatgattaatgaataacaaaaagcattaGGTTTAAAAtctaatacgccaaaaacgctcctcgtccacacaagactcaccagtgacgcccagatataaaagatcgaaagctaaaaaaagtacaaagttgtacagcactgaagatcaaaagttgaaaaaggttgtgtcaaatacggctaagtttgtatgcttgggataagaacatcctaattatttagaacaattaatgctattgcaaacagtaaattttatcaaatgaatataacagatatacataatgaaactgaagtattaactcattacataaaacaaacacgaatacataatgaatgaccaacacagaatagacacacccgactcagtccaggcctcaacgcagtaaattatgaaaatgacgtcacatacgacggtgaaaaggcattaaaaattacgtcacatacgatggtgaaaaggcattaaaaatttgaacatatgaaatttctgaaacagcagaaaaagtACGTCACATAtaaaaaactatatctcaaaagtaagatagaataaAAATCTCGTTCATttttatctgatgagttaagcccctTTCAACTTTAATAAACAGTTTGTtctgatgttgtactgttacaccacaaTTCCAAGTAAGGGTTCAGGGCCAACAAACTAGTTCAATAAATTAAGTATGTGC encodes:
- the LOC139491511 gene encoding G-protein coupled receptor 22-like, producing MLMEFKIIVGLVLVIEFLTGVFFNIAVLLLPAPKWSKNMTTGNNLIRNLHIFDLSICVFLMPITFAVLMHSPHVNEILCFFHESLIAFSASGLCVNVLFISLERYGSVATLVFQPGKNPKAFVTIIWIVATVGFVLPWINLGFKTSDIKAVIKAEENKSLIDCEHLITSYNEYNIYEIYALGIFGVSFTGIVFCYVGIYRIAKKRLKLKGDNGGTSKLQSVSKQNQEKRAFKVTVSIVGCFLFCWSLFVTVSLVEMLVPPSTAVNGAHLVSLTVVFLSTVIHPILYRFIHGDIKRIFKRRGDTTENSLSFTKSNAVGPTTTTQKTLVESIEPDSMISNPTTTYHTDKPRTTFENNLQVPTEHIPSLRSQITNIGEKDTIFISSA